From the Trifolium pratense cultivar HEN17-A07 linkage group LG4, ARS_RC_1.1, whole genome shotgun sequence genome, the window TTAGGACTGAAGCATCTGATACAGGCCTCGTAAGATACTTAGCATTCATTCAATCTTCAATTTGGATTCTATGCGGCAATATAATATATCATAGACTCaaaaacaatgttttaaaaccGAATGAAATATTGAACTGGCGAGACTTCTGAGTCATGGTTCAACTGGTTGAACAGTTTGGTTTAGTTTAGTTTTCAAAACATTGCTAGAAAATACTAAAATGTGTATGAGTGTTGGAGTTTGACatgtttttatctttttgtGCATTCAGATTGTGAAGGATGGATATCATTGGAGGAAATATGGACAAAAAGTGACAAGAGATAATCCTTGTCCAAGAGCTTATTTCAAATGCTCTTTTGCTCCAAGTTGTCCAGTCAAAAAGAAGGTAAACCTAAGTTCTAACTTTGAATTAAGTGTGTTTGCTTTTAGGTCGTATCAAAACTGATTTTGTCTCCTGTCAAACGTAACTTTAGTGAAAATACACGTGATTTATTCCTAGTACACAAATTTGATAAATAGTATCGTTTGCGTTGAATTGAAAAATTTACACTACTTTTCGTATAAAAATGTGTATTCAAAGTAAAACTAACGAAACATAAACTACTTTTCAATTCGATTACATTTATCAAATGAGCATTCAAACACGAAATAAGAAGTTTTAGCTCATGTttggttatttatttatttatttattcaggTGCAAAGAAGTGTCGACGATCAATCTATGCTTGTTGCTACTTATGAAGGAGAGCACAATCATCCTCAACCTCCTCAAATGGAGTCAACATCTGGCTCTGCCCGTAGCGTTAGCCTCAATTCGGTACCAACTTCAGCGTCACTCAGCTCATCAGCGCCAAAAGTTGTTACACTTGACTTAACAAATTCTAAGAGTAGTACTAAAGATTCAAAGATTATTGAACCAAAAAAAGAGTCACCCAAGGTAACAAAGAATTTGGTGGAACAAATGGCTACTTCTTTGACAACTGATCCTAATTTTAGAGCAGCACTTGTTGCAGCCATATCAGGAAGATTAGTGCATAATAATTAAGAGAATTTTTTAGCTAACTTAGTTTCAACTATTAAAGTATATTCCATATAatggatcaattttttttagagcatAGAATCTCTATGTAAATACAACATAGAAGATTGAGATATATATTTATCAATTTGATCATTTATGTGGAAATAAAGTTCCACTGAGGATGATAGCTGTTGCAAAAATTCTATgcatgaaaaatgaaattttcatttCTCAATATGTAGTACATAGTTTCATGTTACTTAAGTGTTTGTTTGGTTTCACATTTGCACATTGTTTAATTTATGACTACGAAGATAGCAACAAGTATCACCAAAAAGAAGAAAGCTACAAATTTATATACTGTAGATTTAACATGCATTTGCATTATTTATATGTAAAACAAACACGTTTTTAAGACTCAGatctttttattataaaaaataaatattttataagtacaaccttttttttttcttctaaaaatatatataataagttatatgaacttttttataaactaaaataaatggtacaaatttttaaatGGCACAAATCAGATAGGAGTAAAAAAGTACTAACAGGTATTGTAATCCTAAGGTACTTACTATTAAACCAAAAGTTTAAGAGACAGTACCTAAACCTTGATGACCAGGTAGGTAATACTTGGTCATAGTTGGTGGTGAGACTTGAGCAAAGCTAGCAAGCAATGTGCCAGAGTGAATAAAAAGCCTCAAGGGAAAGAGAGGTCTGATTTGGTCCCCCCCACCCTATCATAGGGTAGTTGAAATTCAACAACTATGTATTCTGCAACATATTTTTCACTCCCTGCATTCCGAAATTGGATCTGGTGCAGTCACTTTTCCATGCAGTCATTTTATAGCCGTTCGATCGTAATCGGACGGCTTAAACAAATGCAgtcaataaataagtttttaaatcataaccgtctgatcttgatcagacggctATAGATGGCCTGAATGCATGACTGCACCAAAAAAGTGACTGCACGGAATCCGGGTCCCTGCATTCCAAATTAACAgttgtttaaaatttcttcacaaatatttagaaaaacaataaattgaCTAATAGACGCGGTagttttactaaattaaatgtatttattaataaaCGCATGCTTAATAATGTCTTTGGTTGATAAAAAGTTGCAATAAAAACTACTACATGTATCATATATGATTATTGACAGAAAAatcagtatatatatataacgaTGTATTGGAACGACAAAGCAACCCTTAATTTGGAACGTTTCACTTTTGCTAAAACGACTAATAATTTGGAACTGAAGGATTAATACACAGGAACATGCAAAATTACAAAAGGTCAATCTGCTTTTCAATACAACTTACTGCCTTCCCGGCTGTTTCATTCAATCATATCTGTATGGATTTTGTACACAACACAAGTACACAACCTACCCAACTTCCCTAACAACTAGTAGATTAACAACAATATGACCATTTAACCAAAGCCATTGTGTGACTAAGTGGAGGGACCCTGATTCCCGGTTGACGAAATTTCCTACAGTCACGGTAGACAATATATCTAAACCGTTTGATAGAGACCAAACAGCTTCACATCGTGACTTTGACAAATCAGAAACTCGGAATCTCAACTagacatttttttatgaacGGTTGAGATCATCGAGTGAACACTGATTGCAGGGAATCCGTTTCCTAAGAGGAGAAGCTCAACTTGTTCACAGCAAGCAACAGACCGACATTGGTTGAATCCTCACTTGACTTCTCTTTGACCTTAGAGTTGAGGGAGCTGCTTTCTTTGACTTCTGCTTCTGCATTGGAGAAGATACACTCCTTGAATCTGAAGCAACTGATAAGGTGGTCATTTGTTAGCCCAGCCACTTGCATGAAAGTGTAGATTACGGTTGGTCCCACGCTCCTGAATCCTCTCTTTAAGAGGTCTTTACTTATGACTTCTGCTTTTGGAGATTTGGCAGGTACCTGGCGCGGGTATCGGAATTGGCTGACTATAGGCTTATTGTTCACAAAGTTCCAAATGTAATTGTCAATGGAACCAAACTCTTCTATTACCTGCATTGCAATGAGAAAAAATGTAGATAAAGACAATAAAAAACCTTGATGTTTGAATATTGTAGACTAGACTAGGAATATTACACCAACGACCCATCTCTTAAAACAAGTTGAATTGAGAATTTATGCATTTTCAACCTAGTCTTCATTTTATAAAACATATGTGGGTCAGGAAGCGTTTATACCATTCTTCTCACAAAATTTTCCATGGTAGGTAGCAGATAAGTTTGAAAATTAACACTCTAGTGTCATTCACTTCAGCAAGAACCTTTTGATTCAGAAAGCGAAAGATTGTGACTTTTACACATGCTATACAAAAGACTAGACAATTATGATGTCGGAGTATTTACCTTACACATCTGACGTGCATTTTCAATTATGGATCGCAGCCTGAGCTCTGACAGCAATGAGCTGGCAGGACTTCCTGGTGCAAATATCTTCTTCTCATTCATTCTTGAAACAGCACATGGATCGAAATCCAAAAATACTTCCCTGTGTTCATGGATACATCACAGCCATTAATTTGAAGCAAAAGTTTAATTGCATTTTCTACATGCAACATCATCTAAATCCATCAAAAGAAACATAGAAAAGCACATTAAAGGAAATATAATGAGCAACCTTTTCTGATTTGTGAATGTAAAACACCAAACATATAATTATAGTAATATATCGCAGAAAATATATCAGTACCGAAATAACTGCCGTTTTCTGAGAATGGTTGGCCAAGAGAGTTCTGCCAAGGCTCCAGAGAAGCTGAGCAACTCAAACAGTTTCCTGCACAAAAAGAAAATCCCCGCATTGAGACACAGTTACAACCTGGAAGCTGAGAGAAAACAGAAGATTCTGCCAACACCATAACAAAACCACATACTTGTCATCGTGAACAGGAACTCCCCACTCTTCATCGTGAAAAGCAATGTAACATGATTCTGAAACAAATGAGAAcaaattaggaaaaaaaaagaaatttgcaATTATAGTGTTACAGGTTATATTCAATCGTATTCCCtagattatgtttaatattaatgaattttttatgtttaagaaAATTTGTGGGATCTTACGATCCTTGTTACGATCCTACGATCTACGATCTTTCTAAACCCCAACGATCTTTAGTGGGATCTCGATCCTGACAACCATGCTAAAGAGGGagcaattaaggcaaggagGAGAACCCTTGCATGCGAAGCACAAACATGACAATGAAAAGCAACAAGACATGGAATACATCAAACACTAAATATTGTAGCCATAGGACTTGGGTCTGGTGTGTACTGCCCACACatatcaatgaaaaatattcattcataataatatacaATCATATAAAAGGGTGGCTTGGTGCATGAGGCTCCCACCACACCAAGTGGAATTTGGGGAGGGTAGATGCATGCAGCCTTACCCCCACAAGCGGAAAGCTGTTTCCAAGATTAGAATCTGTAACCTACAAGTCACAAGGCAGCCTACTATTGCACTAAGGATTGCCCTCGTCCCACCAAGTGGAATCTAGGAGGGCAGACATACACAGTCGTACACCCTCAAGGGAAAAGGCTGTTTCAAGGACTTAAACTTGTTTGTAGGGTTCAATTCACAAGCATCTAAGATCTAACCAAGGCTCGTCCTCTTACCACCAAGTGGGATCTGGGAGGGTAGATGAACACTGCCTTATCCCCGCAAGCAGAAAGTCTGTTTCTATGGTTTGAACCTGTAACCTCCAAGTCACATGTCAGTGACCTTACCATTTGTTGCAACAAGGCTCGCCTTTCCACCAAGTAGGATCTGATAGGCTAGATATTTACTACCTTACCCCTGCAGGCAGAAAGGCTATTTCCAGGATTTGAATTTTTAACCTCCAAGTCAAAGCAGCAACTTACTTACCGTTGCTCCAAGGCTAGCCTGCtttcatgcatatatatatatatatatatatatatatatatatatatatatatgtgtgtgtgtgtgtgtgtgtgtgtgtgtgtgtgtgtgtgtgtgtgtgtgtgtgtgtgtgtgtgtgtgcgcaaGTATAccattttcttttacaaaatttaatgtCCATGGCGTGTCCTGTGGTTTGTTAGACATATGTTGTCAAAGTGACATAATATTATCTGTCAACTTACATACAGACACAGTCACACAGCACCATAATGGTATGTACTGTGTTCATGCTTTATAGTTTGCATGTCATCTATTAAACATCGAAGGAGTGAAACAAAACCCCCCTCATTTAATCTTGGCTCCCTCCAATATTGGCGGATTTGAAGAAGAGAGaatacaattttataaaatcataaATACATCGAGTACGATATTCTTATATTAAATGTTATAATTATAAGGGTATAAACTATATAACATTTTTCCATTATTTAAATCTCTCTCCTTCTCATAAACCAAACAATATAAGGGCTATTAATTATTTCCCTTATACTCTTCCCAGCTCCTCTCATCCAAACTGAAtatctcccctcccctccctcCCATGTCctatttgaaccaaacaaaatcCTCATAAACACCAAGCTTAATAGCCTTCCcacaaatttctcattttctacATTGCAGTTAACTACAAGTTACAACCTTACAATTACATTAAAGCTAAAACCAAAAGTACCAATATCACAAAACACAATATTCTAAGCTAATTAGGATTAGAAGGAATGAAAATACCTGTATTTGGTGTAACCCATGCACACCTTTTCTTGCCCTCCAAGCCATCAGCTGAATCCACCTCAACAGGAACAGCCATAGCATCAATGTTCACCTTCTCAATCTTCAAACCAACTTGCTTCTTCCTCACACGCCTCGCCACCTTCCCACTCGACGATGCACCACTGCTGTAAGTTGAAGAATCCGTCGAAGAAGCATCCGATGAACAGGAAACATTCATCGACAGGTTTTTCACTCCTGCCAGTTGATGTTGATCCCTCCGCTTCGAAATCGCCGGAGTAACCAACACACATTGTGAGTTCATAACCACCTCCAAATTCTTCTTCTCCGTTTCCAGCAACGGTTTCTTCACCGTCTTAACAGGAGGAGCCTTGTTCCCGGTAGGAATGGAATCAGAATCTCCAACAGTCACATTCATGGATCGAACTCTCGGTGGACCCGACATTGCAAAACCCTAGATTCTAGAATCTTAATCTGAAAATCTCTTTAGAAGTTCAATGCCGAATACCCAATTCAAAATTTCACGTTTTCAGAGATGGAATTGAAGTAAAAGATGATAAAGAAAtgattttttgttgaaatagaAATTGGGGttggtttgaaaatttgaattttatggaGTAGTGGGATTTGAACACAAAACCCTAGAAAGAGAAAAGGTTTCTTTTTTGGACAGCATTGAATTGAAATGAGATAAATTGAGgtaaaattgtttgtttttttagtgAGTGAGTGAAAAAAGTAGAAGCTTTGAATTGCTATGATTGTGGAAATGGGAATGAGAGTGTGTAACTGTGTATGAGTGAGTGATGAGAAAGTAGCAGAGAAAGAGTGAGAAAGTGAAAGgtaaagaattttttatttttggaaatgGGATTTTGGTGAAGAAAGCAACGAATCAAAAGGAGCTGAGTAAGAGAGAGAAAGGAAGTTTATGATTGGCCAATCAGGAAGTGAAACGTATGAAAGAGAAATTagagtaacattttttttttttgactaaataaaggTATTGATTCATTCAAATTAATAAGAGtatatacaaaaacaaaaatgatgaatATGCGAAAAACTTACGGCATtcgtgttaatagcataaaacggcatatTGCATAAGCCTACATAGTTGATTATATTGAAGTTTCCGGAATAAATTGCATAAGACGGCATATTGCATAAGACTACATAGTTGGcacaaaagtcattgattgtTACACTAAATCAACCTtgatccttcaacctgaaacaaatgaacatcGTACCAAGATAGGAtaacaatactccgcactaagacaggataacaatactccgcactaaaacgggcaaatcaaaacaaagaatgatgaaatcacaaaaacaaacaaaaaatatactaaatatatatgtggaaatcacacttatttaattaaaatagaaagaaaaacgatttggaggggtgattttagccATAAAGGAGGAGGAAAAATTATGATGATAGAAACATTGtcaaaaaatttgtttatatattacgGTAACACTTTTGTAGAAAGTTGTTACTGTATTTTGATTAAAGTTAAGGATTCCGATCATAGTTTTAAGAACTCGGACCGGTGATCGACCCGGTCAACTGGTCAAGGTATTGGGTCACTAGGTTACAGGTTGGATTAGTGGGTCTCAGATCACATAATTATTAAccaggtatataaaattttaaaaaaaatatttgtgacttaaattttaatacaaaactagtttaaagactcgtGCATTCGCACAGGtctgttaatttttatttgatatctaagtttgtcattatattaacaAAACGAAAATACACAGCAGTTATGATagcaaaatgaaaacaaaatctgGACTCAAAGGCAAGAATCATATGATTTCAtgctttataaataaataaaaaatcatagaGCAATCgcaatatcaaaataaaaacgaAAACATGGTCACCTATTTTGTTTGTATCGTCTGGCAAAGTGAGGGCAAAGATACTTTGGGATTGCAGACAGCGCAAGGCGAGCAACCATGAGAGAAGGGGAGCCCAAGACCTTCAACAACAAACATAAATTCAGTTTAAAGGTGCAAGCAACTACAACTACAacctaggaagcaccgacacctctatgattaggcgtgtcgcggtgtccgacacgtgtcggtgtccgacactatATGACACTCGtctgacacgtgtcggatagctcatatcggtgtcggaaaaaattcaattttttctttagtttgacactcctttgatcggtgtccgacacctgtaagacactcgGTTGACACGTGTcagacaagtgtcccaaaaaataattattttttatttgcttaTACTCTCTTTAAGCACATATTAGACATATCTACtagagttaaagatgtgtagaaacaacaatattgattaATGAGGGATTGaaaacattacattttgattatgatatttagttttttcgatcgtagatggataaataaaggtaaaatactatcatatcttgttttaaaacttttttttaaaaataacttgctcaaaatagatttacatgtatatattttgattttcaatttatatgttttataaatatgtagcggtgtcggtgtcctatattttttacattagcggtgtcgTGATGtccgtgtccgtgtcgtgtcacggtgtccgtgtcggagtccgtgcttcatagactGCAACCAACACAACTTGAGACACTAACACTTTAACTTAAAGACGTGTCCACTAATTGACACGTATTGGTGTCTAACACCGACACAGcaataacaacaacacataTCGACTTATTTGAACTTGGGCCCATTTGAATCGACTTATTTGAACTTGGGCCCCtttggatttgacttatttttgagcttgtgaaaataacttatgcaaaaaaataaacttttatattaatttataagtttttactaacaaaaattgtttctctataagttattttctcataaactaccttgaaaaagttataataatacataaaaacttatttatttacataagttgttttgcataagctcaaaaataagccaatccaaatgGGCGCCTTATCTATCgtcataagcacttgtgagactgtttggaagaacttatgaaaataatttatgacatgttcatacgTTTTCTAAAATAGCTAAAAaagtttatatcttataaaacataatttaactttattttaggttttccTATAAAAGTGATAGTGCTTAAAGTATAAGTtgaaaatcaaattattatccAAAAAGGGCCATAATTTTATTACATTACTTATATTTTCTCAGATTTTGTGTCGatgtgtaaccaaaaaaaagattttgtgTCGATGTGAAtgtatgtttgtgtttgtgtcgTACTTCATAGGTattgaataataatatgaaagagTTGAAATAGGAAAATCAATAGTAGTATTACTTACAGGGTGATCATGAGAAATAGAAGTCTCAAGTGTTGATAAAAATTAtgtttcaaagtttttttttttaaaaagtaaaaatattgaCCACATTACTAGCATGTTTTAATATTGTCTCAAGTGTTGATAACAATTGACACATTACTAGCATGAATTATAGGTCTTGATCCATCAACTAAGTCGTCCGGCGATAATAATTGACCACCCACCCCCACaagcaaaaaatattatttaaaaaataagtttttttttttttttttttttttttataaaaattatgtttcaaagtttttttttaaaaaaagtgaaaaaactATGTTTCAAAGCtcactttatttttatgtataagtaggtaaaaatattgataaataCATGAGCAATATGATAATCTAAAATAAGACGAGGGTGGGTGCGGGTATAAACACACCCCGTCCCTGCCCATGTATTTTAAATTCGGATTTTCTATGTATCCGTCCCCGCACCCAATTAGATCAGCTTTTCTCTGCTAAAATTGGGGTGGGTTCGGGGGCTGGTGTCCATTTGCCATGTCTAAGGTGAAGAAGTCAATCAAAATCATCTAACCTTAGGCTTTGTATCTTAATCATTATGTACAAAgatttcaattaaaatatcaaaatgaaaacaaaatcttAGACCTTGCATTGAGCCGGTGTAAAAACTAAAGTAATCGAAAACAAAATCATAGACCCTgcatcttaattattttttgtaaaaagtccaattaaaatattcaaagaGATTTGGTCTAACGAAAGATGGATAATCCCTTAAAGTGTGAAGAACTAAGTCAAACTcgtatttattatatttagttcAATTAAAATTTCAAGAGAGATTTGATCTAATAGAAGAGAGTAATTTATTATAGTTTGAAGAGTTAAATGAAACCCGTgtaattatacaaaacaacttGGATCATAACCTTATGTCTCACAGTCACAgcttaattattttgataagaTGTTCAATTAAAAGAACAACTTGTTAATGAACCCTATTTGAGTTGTATCTTTTTTGGTTAGTCATATCTATCTCAATTTGTACACAAGAAGTCTCTCGTTGATTAATAAAAGAACAATCTATTATTAAAAGGGCAGGGGGCGCGAAAAGAACAATCTATACTTCAAAGTCCAATACAATAACTGGCCCAAATATTTCTAGCCCAAAAAAACCCTATTCTGCCCTTATTAACCTAACCAGCATCCAAATGCTAACCATTCTTTCAACAacgatctctctctctctctctaacaaaAAAACTCATCTTCCATTCATTCAACAACAactctcctctctctctctctctcacacacacaaaaaaaaaaaaaatcccttcTTTCGATTCATTCTTTCATCTTTGGATCCACTCCTTCAACtctttcaacaacaacaagtaTCATTTTTCGATCCATTCATTCCACAACAACAATCTCCTCTATCACAAAAAACTCATCTTTCGACCAttccttcaacaacaacaacaactctcTCTTTCATTTACTCTTTAGGTGTCAAACTCTTTAAATTCAAGTGTCGTACTCAAACAGCAATTTTCAAACAAATTAAGAATGATGAGAATTTGGGACCAGTTTTAGCCAACAGAACAGTCAAGGCACTAATTGATAAGTATGGAAAATGGGTGAAAGATGGCAGCCAACCTTCCCTTACCAAAGGTGGTTGTCCTGTTGTAGAAAAGACTGGTGGTGCTGAAGAGGATTCAAGGCAGAAGACTGTTGGTGCTGAAGAGGAACGTGGTGTTGCAGGCATTGCTACTGCCTTAGATGATTTGATTGACTGTTTGGGTGAGACAACAGAGAAGCTGAAGAAAATCAGGGAAAATCTCCTAAAAAAGATGTGATTGGTAAGTGTATCTTCACAATTATTTTTGTTGCTTTTTGTACTGATTTTATTTTAGCAAACCCATTTTTACTTCACAATTACATTTGAATTATGGGGTGGGTTTGTCGTTTGAGTTTCCTTATGTGGTTGATTCATATACATTGTCTTTGATTCTGGATATAAAGATGTCACAAGAGCAACTTTCGTAATCGTCTGGTTTGTCACTTGTAGACATTTTAAGGGTCATTTGAAAATTGCATAAGCATACCTTTTCCATTTCCACTTTTGCTTTTATAACTTGTATTAGTACTTGTCTATTTTTATGACTTCAATTATATCAATAGTTATCTTATTGCCACGGCACTTTTTATGCTAATAAATTCCTATTTGATAAGGCAGGAGGTGTGCACATCGATTAAATAATGTTTTGAGGCAGGAGGTGTGCACGTCGATTAAATAATGTTTTGATTGCCTTACTAAAAATGACTTAGATCTAAAAATGACTGATTCTGGTACATATTTGGctctaatattttttcaatttcaatggtATTAAAAATGTGGCGACATGTTAATTTTCTGCTGACACGCTGATTGACCTGCAAAAGGTTGTCTTCTGATTGAAGAAAGAATCGGAAAATGTGAGATATCAGACAATGTTATACTCACATATCCCTAATTGTCAATTGCAGTGGATAATAGGCCAATAACCGGCATGTGAATAGCATTTTCTTTGATTCTCATTGGAGGGTTACCATGGAATTGTTCTTCCAAATAGTTTGTTGTCCCTCATGCAACTTAAATCCTTTAACCATTTGATGTGTCTACTTACAATATCTAGCTTGCTTTATCTTTCTAGTAATAAGGACTTAATAGTTTATCTACATTGTTCTCACTAAGTTAAATGGATGGGGACTAGAGAGTACTGAAAAGTAATGTATGTATTAATGGCTACCCTATTATATGCTTCTGTTATTTTAGATTACGAAGTTTGTTAATTTGCCTCCAAatgatttaaaaaaacatttcagGTGGGTGACATTGGAGAATGGCTGCCAAATGTAAACatgaatgaaaataatatattccAATTGTCTTAAGCGGTATATGTTTCCGcagataaaattaaaaacaaatattggCTGTTTTGGAATGACATAAATATGTTCCTACTTTAATCACTGAACAATTTGTAAGGTTAGAGAAACAAGTATTATGTTGATGCCAAATTTATATGGGAAATTGACTTAAAAGTTATTGAATTTGTCCAATTCAGTTaacatataacatttttttttcaattttgtatGCAGATTTGGATCTTTGGAAACAGTTGAGTCTTTCTTCGTTCTTGGTGGTTACTTGAAGGTGAAAGTTAGGCTCTTGAGGATCTGGCACTGATGCCTTATTTTTGTATATGAAGAAAATTTGTTTGGCAGGAGAGATCTCACTTTGTGTGACAATAGATTTTCAGACAG encodes:
- the LOC123921903 gene encoding probable WRKY transcription factor 40 isoform X2, with the translated sequence MTKFSVKDESIDELEEELKRVTAENKKLVEMLSVVCENYNTLRSHLMEYMKRNPEKELSASSKKRKSESSNNNNSNLIGINNGNSESSSTDEELCKKPREEENLKAKISRAYVRTEASDTGLIVKDGYHWRKYGQKVTRDNPCPRAYFKCSFAPSCPVKKKVQRSVDDQSMLVATYEGEHNHPQPPQMESTSGSARSVSLNSVPTSASLSSSAPKVVTLDLTNSKSSTKDSKIIEPKKESPKVTKNLVEQMATSLTTDPNFRAALVAAISGRLVHNN
- the LOC123924360 gene encoding probable GMP synthase [glutamine-hydrolyzing], giving the protein MSGPPRVRSMNVTVGDSDSIPTGNKAPPVKTVKKPLLETEKKNLEVVMNSQCVLVTPAISKRRDQHQLAGVKNLSMNVSCSSDASSTDSSTYSSGASSSGKVARRVRKKQVGLKIEKVNIDAMAVPVEVDSADGLEGKKRCAWVTPNTESCYIAFHDEEWGVPVHDDKKLFELLSFSGALAELSWPTILRKRQLFREVFLDFDPCAVSRMNEKKIFAPGSPASSLLSELRLRSIIENARQMCKVIEEFGSIDNYIWNFVNNKPIVSQFRYPRQVPAKSPKAEVISKDLLKRGFRSVGPTVIYTFMQVAGLTNDHLISCFRFKECIFSNAEAEVKESSSLNSKVKEKSSEDSTNVGLLLAVNKLSFSS
- the LOC123921903 gene encoding probable WRKY transcription factor 40 isoform X1, with amino-acid sequence MDCSSYINTSLDLNIIPYRNHEEVQKKEVESNFFSLGMTKFSVKDESIDELEEELKRVTAENKKLVEMLSVVCENYNTLRSHLMEYMKRNPEKELSASSKKRKSESSNNNNSNLIGINNGNSESSSTDEELCKKPREEENLKAKISRAYVRTEASDTGLIVKDGYHWRKYGQKVTRDNPCPRAYFKCSFAPSCPVKKKVQRSVDDQSMLVATYEGEHNHPQPPQMESTSGSARSVSLNSVPTSASLSSSAPKVVTLDLTNSKSSTKDSKIIEPKKESPKVTKNLVEQMATSLTTDPNFRAALVAAISGRLVHNN